Genomic segment of Helicobacter enhydrae:
TGTTTTTTTGCAACACCAAAATCAAGACACACAAGAAGCAACCCAAATCTTGCAAAATCTCACAGATAGCTTTGGTGCTACGATTTTTCTTAATGATGAAATGCTGATTGATTCAAGTATTGCGACAAGTGGAAGCACGCCAGCATTTTTATCCCTTGTGGCTGAGGGGCTTATCGATGCAGGAGTGCGTGAGGGGATTGATCATGCTACAAGCGTGAAATTGGTGCAAAATACATTTGAGGGTTTTGCCAAACTGCTCAAAACCCACACTCCACAAGAAATCAAAACTCTTGTCACAAGTCCCGCTGGGACAACCGCTCAAGGACTTGCCTATCTAGAATCCAAAGCCTTCAAAGGCATCATTCAAGAAGCAGGACATCAAGCGGTTTTGAAAGCCCAAAAAAAGACACACTGATTGTCGGATTTACGCCTTATCGCGATTTTGGGAGGGAGTGGGAGTGGCAAGAGTGCATTGGGATTAGAGCTTGCACATCAATTAGATTGTGAGATTTTTTCTCTTGATTCATTAAGTATCTACCGAGAAATCGATATCGCTTCAGCCAAACCCACACAAGCCGAACTTCAAGCGATCCACCACTACGCAATCAATCATCTAAAACCCACAGAAGAAAACAATGCAATGTTGTTTCACTCACTTCTGCTAGAAGCCATCGCTCAAACCAAACACAAAGGCAAAGATACGCTCCTCATCATTGGGGGCTCTAGCTTTTATCTCAAAAGCATTCTTGGTGGGCTTTCTGCTATGCCCACGCTCACGACACAACAAAAACAAGAAATCCATCAGCAAATCGCCCAGATTTCAAACCCTTATGAGTTTTTACTCTCCATTGATTCACAGACAACCATCAATCCAAAAGACAGCTATAGGGTTTGCAAGGCTTTGGAGATTTATTTTGCCACACACACCCCACCCACTCAATACTTCCAAGAAAATCCACAAAAGCCATTTTGCTATCCGATTGAAAAATACTCCCTCGCACTTGAACGCCAAGTGTTGAGAGAGCGAATCTCTCAACGCACTCAAGCAATGATTGCCAATGGGCTGATTGATGAAGTGCAAAACCTCATCAGAAACTATGGCACCCACATCCAACCTGCCAATGCAATAGGAGTCAAAGAAACTATAGAATACCTATCTCAAACCCCGCTAAACCCCAAACCTACAATCATTGCACAAAATCTAGAGGAGCTAGGTTCTCTCATCTCAACCCACACAGCACAACTTGCCAAACGCCAAAACACTTTCAATCGGACACAATTTGGAGTGCCACTGCACTGCAATCAATCGCCTGATCGCATATATGCAATCAGCGACATTGTCTATGGGAATCAACAAGAGCTTTATCAGCAAATCCTCTCTCAAGCCCGATAAGCTTCTGTATCAAGAGTCCCCATCTCTTTGTCTGTAGCGATACTTGCCACCATTGCCCCACTCACATTGCTCATCGTTCTTGCCATATCAATCACAGGATCAATCGCCAAAATCACAGCCAAGATTCCAAAATACTCTCCTAGCCCAAGCCCTGTCAAAACAATAGAAGCAGCCATAGTCGCAATCCCGGGAATCCCGGCAATTCCAATAGAAGCCACCACAGAAAGGATGACAATCATCACCCCTTGCGTCAAGCCTATCTCAATCCCCAACGCATTGTAGGCAAACACCCCAACCAATCCGCCAAAATACCCCGCACAGCCATTTGCTCCGATTGTGACTCCAAGCGTTGGAACAAACGAAGAGCTAACCGAACTCACCCCCATTTTGCCCTGCAAAGTCTGAATGCTCAAAGGCAAGATCGCC
This window contains:
- a CDS encoding pyrroline-5-carboxylate reductase dimerization domain-containing protein, with product MKTIAIVGYGNLATSIFKGFATNPKISQYDFFVHGRHLDKAQEFANKFPKLKIQAIETLEILKDCNPIIILCVKPKGLSYFTFYHQAYLIYSVMAGVEIAQIKQYFQNASFYARAMPNVGASAGHSSTAVFLQHQNQDTQEATQILQNLTDSFGATIFLNDEMLIDSSIATSGSTPAFLSLVAEGLIDAGVREGIDHATSVKLVQNTFEGFAKLLKTHTPQEIKTLVTSPAGTTAQGLAYLESKAFKGIIQEAGHQAVLKAQKKTH
- the miaA gene encoding tRNA (adenosine(37)-N6)-dimethylallyltransferase MiaA encodes the protein MSDLRLIAILGGSGSGKSALGLELAHQLDCEIFSLDSLSIYREIDIASAKPTQAELQAIHHYAINHLKPTEENNAMLFHSLLLEAIAQTKHKGKDTLLIIGGSSFYLKSILGGLSAMPTLTTQQKQEIHQQIAQISNPYEFLLSIDSQTTINPKDSYRVCKALEIYFATHTPPTQYFQENPQKPFCYPIEKYSLALERQVLRERISQRTQAMIANGLIDEVQNLIRNYGTHIQPANAIGVKETIEYLSQTPLNPKPTIIAQNLEELGSLISTHTAQLAKRQNTFNRTQFGVPLHCNQSPDRIYAISDIVYGNQQELYQQILSQAR